A window from Nocardioides mesophilus encodes these proteins:
- the aroA gene encoding 3-phosphoshikimate 1-carboxyvinyltransferase, whose protein sequence is MTLHETATDLWPAPHPDRPVSATVSLPGSKSLTNRALVLAALADGPGVVRRALRSRDTELMATALRDLGAEVDTSSDDWSVVPGPVHAPAMVDCGLAGTVMRFVPPLAALGDGPVIFDGDPHARTRPMHEVIDGLRQIGVRVEDEGRDALPFTVLGEGGVRGGVVTIDASASSQFVSALLLSAPRYEQGIDVRHVGKPVPSLPHIEMTVEQLRLRGVTVLTDEPNRWQVLPGPVRGVDVRVEPDLSNAAPFLAAALVTGGSVTVRDWPQHTTQAGDGLREILALMGAEVTLSEAGLSVTGTGKIQGIDYDLHDVGELTPAVAALCALAESPSHLRGVAHIRGHETDRLAALATELSALGSDVEETADGLDVRPAVLTGGVFHTYADHRMAHAAVILGLGVQGVEVQNVATTAKTFPGFAEAWSGLF, encoded by the coding sequence ATGACTCTCCACGAAACCGCGACCGACCTCTGGCCGGCACCGCACCCGGACCGACCGGTCTCCGCCACCGTGTCGTTGCCGGGCTCGAAGTCCCTGACGAACCGTGCGCTGGTGCTCGCCGCACTGGCCGACGGTCCCGGCGTCGTCCGACGCGCGCTGCGCTCCCGCGACACCGAGCTGATGGCGACCGCGCTGCGCGACCTCGGCGCCGAGGTGGACACCTCGTCCGACGACTGGAGCGTCGTCCCGGGGCCGGTGCACGCGCCGGCGATGGTGGACTGCGGTCTCGCCGGCACGGTGATGCGGTTCGTGCCACCGCTGGCGGCCCTCGGGGACGGGCCGGTGATCTTCGACGGTGACCCGCACGCCCGCACCCGGCCGATGCACGAGGTCATCGACGGGCTGCGGCAGATCGGCGTGCGGGTCGAGGACGAGGGACGCGACGCCCTCCCGTTCACCGTCCTGGGCGAGGGAGGCGTGCGCGGCGGGGTCGTCACCATCGACGCCTCGGCCTCCAGCCAGTTCGTCTCCGCACTGCTGCTCTCGGCACCGCGCTACGAGCAGGGCATCGACGTGCGCCACGTCGGCAAGCCCGTCCCGTCCCTGCCCCACATCGAGATGACCGTGGAGCAGCTGCGGCTGCGCGGGGTCACCGTCCTGACCGACGAGCCGAACCGGTGGCAGGTGCTGCCCGGCCCGGTGCGTGGCGTGGACGTGAGGGTCGAGCCGGACCTGTCCAACGCAGCACCGTTCCTGGCTGCGGCCCTCGTCACCGGCGGCTCGGTCACCGTGCGCGACTGGCCGCAGCACACCACCCAGGCCGGCGACGGGCTCCGCGAGATCCTCGCGCTGATGGGGGCGGAGGTGACGCTCTCCGAGGCCGGGCTGAGCGTCACGGGGACCGGGAAGATCCAGGGCATCGACTACGACCTGCACGACGTGGGCGAGCTGACCCCCGCGGTGGCCGCCCTCTGCGCGCTCGCGGAGTCGCCCTCGCACCTGCGCGGGGTGGCCCACATCCGCGGCCACGAGACCGACCGTCTCGCGGCGCTGGCCACCGAGCTGAGCGCTCTGGGCAGCGACGTCGAGGAGACCGCGGACGGCCTCGACGTGCGTCCGGCGGTGCTGACCGGCGGCGTCTTCCACACCTACGCCGACCACCGGATGGCGCACGCAGCGGTGATCCTGGGCCTCGGCGTCCAGGGCGTCGAGGTGCAGAACGTCGCCACGACCGCGAAGACCTTCCCCGGGTTCGCCGAGGCCTGGTCGGGGCTGTTCTAG